The following proteins are encoded in a genomic region of Xenopus laevis strain J_2021 chromosome 3L, Xenopus_laevis_v10.1, whole genome shotgun sequence:
- the LOC121401240 gene encoding leucine-rich repeat neuronal protein 1-like, with the protein MNLWIVKLEVSLNELEELRGDSLLQFVNLLELDASLNSLTSIDGVGVLANLVVLNLSYNAIKQVKAIGKCTHLAILNISHNQITTLKDFSTLTNLAQLHLDSNKLESLDGIQYLSQLHELYVENNEISSLLPLSSSLTLNVLDASNNKIQSLVETVHVLSGLYQLTQLKLKGNLLTHDNRYSTAIKQNTMVQILDNHLLKVPTNIQNISKHHLPLRDSMDHLIEGGYTREGLKDIAKQSFMEKLQSKHKETENRIHHFHGRILELQEDLKDYEHTLRAEMQSCIRYIDALPQENFNSIEPSKVPRAMEQYLFTKFWDGWEHGKRKPQNLPFKELKNPEEVVKAAAWLLSHPPTEAISEDS; encoded by the exons ATGAATTTATG GATTGTTAAGCTTGAAGTATCTCTCAATGAACTGGAGGAATTGCGAGGTGACAGTCTTTTGCAGTTTGTGAACCTTTTAGAATTGGATGCTTCACTCAATTCTCTCACCAG TATTGATGGAGTTGGAGTTTTAGCTAATCTGGTTGTTCTAAACCTCAGTTACAATGCAATTAAACAAGTGAAAGCTATTGGTAAATGTACACATCTTGCAATCCTCAATATTTCACATAACCAAATAACTACTCTTAAGGACTTTTCAACGTTGACAAACCTTGCGCAGCTGCATTTAGACTCAAATAag TTAGAATCCTTAGATGGTATTCAGTACCTCTCCCAGCTCCATGAGTTGTACGTAGAGAATAATGAAATATCAAGTCTTCTCCCACTATCTTCTTCGTTGACACTCAATGTACTTGATGCTTCCAATAACAAGATTCAGTCTCTCGTAGAAACAGTGCATGTTCTGAGTGGATTATACCAACTTACACAGCTGAAACTGAAA GGAAACCTTTTAACACATGATAACAGATACTCTACAGCAATCAAGCAGAACACCATGGTACAGATCTTGGACAATCATCTACTTAAAGTGCCAACAAACATCCAAAACATATCAAAACATCACTTGCCACTGAGAGACTCAATGGACCACTTAATAGAAGGAGGCTATACAAGGGAAGGGCTAAAGGATATAGCAAAGCAAAGCTTTATGGAAAAGTTACAGAGTAAGCACAAGGAGACAGAGAATAGAATCCACCATTTCCATGGTAGAATATT GGAACTGCAGGAAGACCTGAAGGACTATGAACATACTCTAAGAGCAGAAATGCAGAGCTGCATAAG GTACATTGATGCCCTCCCACAGGAAAACTTTAACAGTATTGAACCATCTAAGGTGCCAAGAGCAATGGAGCAgtatttatttactaaattctgggATGGGTGGGAGCATGGGAAACGAAAACCTCAAAATTTGCCATTTAAAGAACTGAAAAATCCAGAAGAG